GGTCACGCCCTTGAGGCCCTGCTTCTTGGCGTAGTAGGCCTGAGCGATGGCGGAGTTCAGCTTGTGGGAGCCCGAGGTGTTGTTGCCTTCGAACTTGTAGTAAATGTGCGCCGGAGTGCCGAGGGCCTGTTCCAGGAAGTAGGCGCGGACCAGCGGCGACGGACGGTACATCTTGTAGAACGTGAGAATGTCTTCGGGAATTTCGAAGAAGCGGGTGTCGTTGTCGAGTTCCTGCTTGATGAGTTCGTCGCAGAACACGGGCTGCAGGTCTTCGAAGGTCACCGGCTTGCCGGTACCCGGGTTCAGGAGCGGTGCGGGCTTCTTCTTCATGTCGGCACGCACGTTGTACCATGCCTTCGGGAGTTCGTTTTCGTCGAGGTAGGTCTTGACCGGACCATCAAGCTTGAGCGAGTTTCTCATAATTTTATCCTTTGTTTGAGCGATTGCAATATACCTATATATGCGCATAATGGCAACCTGCTTTGCGAAAAACGGGGCTTTGTCGGGCTTTTTACATAAATTGTCGGAACCCTAGTTGACATTCAAAAAAATTAAATTATTTTAAATAAATACAGTTTTTTCCATTTTCGCATTCGCAGGTACGATTTATGGCAATACACGACAACCTTCTCTCTGGGCAGTTCTCTCCGGTCGGCGAATCTCTCATCGATCACTCTCTTTCGGCAACGGACAAAATTATGCCGTTACATCCGGGCAACAAGCGCCCTAGAGTCCACCGAGCCCCCAAAAAAGTGGGTCTCAAGAAGAAAACGGACGCATGATTATTGCAAGATTGGCCCCGGGCACTCCCGGGGTTTCCCATTTATTTATGCAAAAAAATACCCCCAACATATCAATGTCGGGGGAGGTTTGGATAAACGCTGAAGGCTTCTCTCGTCTTACTTAAACAGATTCTTCATCTTCTCAAGGAAGGATTCTTCCTGCGCGGTTTCCTTGTCGTGCCTGAGTTCCGCGAGTTTCTGGTAAAGTTCCTTCTCTTCGCGGCTAAGGTCCTTCGGGATATCCACGCCGATGTTCACGTAGAGGCTTCCACGGTCGCCGCGCTTGTTCAGCGGGTACAGGCCCTGTTCGCGCAGGCGCAAGATGCTTCCGGCCTGAGTGCCGGCCGCAATCTTGATCTGCACTTCGCCACCGTCCAGCGTCGGGATTCGTTGCGTTCCGCCAAGCACCAGCTTGTGGACCGGCACCTTGATTTCGCAGTGCAAATCGTCGCCTTCGCGGCTGTAGAAGTCGTCGGGCTTTTCGGCAATGACCGCCAGCAAGTCGCCGCAGGCACCGCCGCGAGGCCCGCAGTTGCCTTCGCCACGCAGGTTCAGGTACTGGCCCTCGGCAACGCCCGCCGGAATCTTGATGGAAATCTCTTCGGTTTCCTGCACACGGCCCTCGCCGCGGCAATGCGGGCACGGTTTCGCGATGACTTCGCCCATGCCGTTACAGGTGGGGCAGGCGCTCTCCGAGACCATCTGGAAGAAACCGCCAGACACGCGGCGCACGCGCCCCGTACCCTTACAGGTATCGCAAGTCTTGATGTCCTGGCCGCCCT
Above is a genomic segment from Fibrobacter sp. UWP2 containing:
- the dnaJ gene encoding molecular chaperone DnaJ; this translates as MAEKRDYYEVLGVGKDASADEIKHAYKKLAIKYHPDKNPGDKEAEEKFKEAAEAYDVLSNPEKRKQYDQFGFNAPGGGFGGGGFSGAGFDLNDIFSQFGDIFGGGFGGFGGSRRGGRKAGPPRGNDLQIKVALSYKEIFEGCTKKVRLKRYTPCTECNGKGGQDIKTCDTCKGTGRVRRVSGGFFQMVSESACPTCNGMGEVIAKPCPHCRGEGRVQETEEISIKIPAGVAEGQYLNLRGEGNCGPRGGACGDLLAVIAEKPDDFYSREGDDLHCEIKVPVHKLVLGGTQRIPTLDGGEVQIKIAAGTQAGSILRLREQGLYPLNKRGDRGSLYVNIGVDIPKDLSREEKELYQKLAELRHDKETAQEESFLEKMKNLFK